In Trichocoleus desertorum NBK24, the following are encoded in one genomic region:
- a CDS encoding SpoIID/LytB domain-containing protein: MTSGHTPAFLMQGLRYLVRLGGRHWWVSALIWLAMIAPARAALDLRVAIEEGVQQVGVASSTKALIKDGAGRTLGELSPGQALSAALSAGGVSLQGQWKAGQIWVEPTEGGYVWIGDRPERGNWYRGRAFLVPTAKGLTAVNYVDLEQYLYSVVASEMIPSWPQEALKAQAIAARSYALYQRQTSANSVYDVGDTQAWQVYEGVGKETSTTQAAVSATAGQVLTYGGRIIEAVFHSSSGGHTENVEDVWKQPLPYLRGVQDYDQGTPVYQWVKMFSNSELSNRISGVGNVISMQPARTTPRGRVVTMKVVGDAGSRTLSGDALRSALGLRSTLFTATPVAGGAANKSSGSLPAFQISGRGFGHGLGMSQWGAHNLAQRGHNYQQIVLHYYKGTALAKIQVQ; the protein is encoded by the coding sequence ATGACATCTGGACATACCCCTGCCTTCCTAATGCAAGGACTTCGGTATTTGGTTCGATTAGGAGGGCGGCACTGGTGGGTATCTGCCCTGATTTGGCTAGCCATGATCGCGCCTGCACGAGCCGCCCTAGACTTACGAGTTGCCATTGAAGAAGGAGTCCAGCAAGTAGGTGTAGCTAGCTCTACCAAAGCCCTAATTAAGGATGGGGCGGGACGTACTTTAGGAGAACTCTCTCCCGGTCAAGCTTTGAGTGCTGCCTTGAGCGCAGGTGGTGTGTCTTTACAGGGACAGTGGAAAGCAGGTCAGATTTGGGTAGAACCAACGGAAGGGGGATATGTCTGGATTGGCGATCGCCCAGAGCGCGGTAACTGGTATCGCGGACGAGCGTTCCTAGTTCCTACAGCTAAGGGTCTTACCGCTGTTAATTACGTAGATTTAGAGCAATATCTCTACAGTGTGGTGGCTTCTGAGATGATTCCCAGTTGGCCTCAAGAAGCTCTAAAGGCGCAAGCGATCGCCGCCCGCTCTTATGCTCTCTATCAGCGACAAACCTCAGCCAACAGCGTTTACGATGTCGGTGATACGCAAGCGTGGCAAGTTTATGAAGGGGTTGGCAAAGAAACCTCCACAACTCAAGCCGCAGTCAGCGCCACGGCTGGGCAAGTTTTGACTTATGGTGGTCGCATCATTGAAGCGGTATTCCATTCTTCTTCTGGTGGGCACACCGAGAACGTAGAAGATGTATGGAAACAACCGCTTCCCTATCTACGTGGTGTGCAAGACTACGACCAAGGCACACCCGTTTATCAGTGGGTCAAAATGTTCTCCAATTCTGAGCTGAGCAACCGCATTTCTGGTGTCGGAAATGTGATTTCTATGCAACCAGCCCGAACAACACCTCGCGGCCGCGTTGTCACGATGAAGGTAGTGGGTGATGCTGGCAGTCGCACCCTCAGTGGAGATGCTCTCCGCAGCGCTTTAGGGTTGAGAAGTACCCTGTTTACTGCGACTCCTGTAGCGGGTGGAGCAGCTAACAAAAGCAGCGGTTCCTTGCCAGCCTTCCAAATTTCAGGTCGTGGTTTTGGTCACGG
- a CDS encoding response regulator, with amino-acid sequence MLKKRILLVEDNPDDEELTLLAFEDCQIANEVIVKRDGAEALDYLLGQGIYRDRELYPMPSLVLLDLKLPKIDGLEVLRRLRSSDRTKVLPIIILTTSKEEQDLISSYSLGCNSYIRKPVDFDQFMEAIRQLGVYWLLLNETPSP; translated from the coding sequence ATGCTCAAAAAAAGAATCTTGCTCGTAGAAGATAATCCCGATGATGAAGAGTTGACTTTATTGGCATTTGAAGACTGCCAGATTGCCAATGAGGTCATCGTTAAGCGGGATGGAGCCGAAGCGCTAGACTACCTATTGGGTCAGGGAATCTATCGCGATCGCGAGCTTTACCCCATGCCATCTTTAGTTTTACTGGATTTAAAGCTCCCTAAAATTGATGGCTTAGAAGTCTTGCGCCGTCTCCGCAGTAGCGATCGCACCAAAGTTTTACCCATCATTATCTTAACCACCTCCAAGGAGGAGCAAGACTTGATTAGCAGTTACAGCTTGGGATGCAATAGCTACATTCGCAAACCTGTAGATTTTGATCAATTCATGGAAGCAATTCGCCAACTAGGGGTCTATTGGTTGCTTCTGAACGAAACGCCCTCGCCATAA
- a CDS encoding AarF/ABC1/UbiB kinase family protein: MFLAQTSSRQREIIEVVLRNGWDFMRRLLTGGKADEPKLPPPAVLRNILVDLGPVYIKLGQLLSTRPDLLPAEYIEELSTLQDEVPPVAWPAIEMVIRQALRRPLDEVFATIDPVPVAAGSIAQTHHATLVNGQEVALKVQRPGLEAVIKQDIALIRGVADLAARTELGKDYDIVAIAEEFTNALQAELDFCQEASYTDQLRRNLSSSRWFDPARLVVPEINWDLTTEKLLVMQWLDGVPLLSAEIRPSADTIIPEEERRQITVLLFRVFFQQLYIDGFFHADPHPGNLFYLKDGRVAILDCGMMGRLDPRTQQILTEMILAISDMDAQRCVQLTLQLGTSSQSVVNLARLETDYDRMLRKYANVNLSELNFSQVFYEILQTARNNKIRFPSNLGLYAKALANLEGVARQFDPEINLLEQIKPLITDLFRRQLIGDQPLQALLRTALDIKSLSLQSPRQIELLLDRVTSETLKWNITIRDLDPLRRSMDDSANRLSFSILVGCLTIGAAIISSNAPTGRLSQLSIGLFVVASFLGLWLVVSILRSGRLR, encoded by the coding sequence GTGTTTTTAGCGCAAACCAGCTCCCGTCAGCGAGAAATTATTGAAGTAGTCCTCCGCAACGGTTGGGACTTCATGCGTCGCTTGCTCACCGGAGGCAAGGCGGATGAGCCTAAATTGCCACCTCCCGCTGTCCTCCGCAATATTTTGGTAGATCTAGGCCCTGTCTACATCAAGCTCGGCCAGTTACTCAGCACTCGCCCCGACCTGCTGCCCGCTGAGTATATTGAGGAACTCTCTACCCTCCAAGACGAAGTACCTCCGGTCGCTTGGCCCGCGATTGAAATGGTGATTCGGCAAGCCCTCCGCAGACCACTGGATGAGGTATTTGCCACCATTGATCCAGTCCCCGTGGCCGCAGGTTCGATCGCCCAAACCCATCACGCAACCTTGGTAAATGGTCAGGAAGTAGCGCTTAAAGTCCAGCGTCCGGGTTTGGAAGCGGTCATTAAGCAAGATATTGCTTTAATTCGGGGAGTGGCAGATTTAGCCGCCCGTACCGAGTTAGGCAAAGACTACGACATTGTGGCGATCGCGGAGGAATTTACCAATGCGCTCCAAGCAGAATTGGATTTTTGCCAAGAAGCCAGCTACACTGACCAACTGCGCCGTAATCTCTCTAGTAGTCGCTGGTTTGACCCCGCCCGCTTAGTCGTTCCAGAGATCAACTGGGATTTAACCACCGAAAAACTGCTCGTAATGCAGTGGCTGGATGGCGTGCCTTTGCTATCTGCGGAGATTCGCCCTAGCGCGGATACCATCATTCCCGAAGAAGAACGGCGGCAAATTACGGTTTTGCTGTTTCGGGTGTTCTTCCAGCAGCTCTACATTGATGGCTTCTTCCACGCTGATCCCCATCCTGGAAACTTGTTCTACCTCAAAGATGGTCGAGTCGCAATTTTAGACTGCGGCATGATGGGGCGCTTAGATCCGCGTACTCAGCAAATTTTGACCGAGATGATCTTGGCGATCTCGGATATGGATGCTCAGCGTTGTGTGCAACTGACGCTACAGCTCGGAACTTCCAGCCAAAGCGTGGTGAACTTAGCCCGCCTAGAAACCGACTACGATCGCATGTTGCGGAAGTATGCCAATGTCAATCTCTCGGAACTCAACTTTAGTCAAGTGTTCTATGAGATTTTGCAAACGGCTCGGAACAACAAAATTCGTTTCCCTAGCAACCTAGGACTGTATGCCAAAGCTCTAGCTAACTTGGAAGGTGTGGCTAGACAATTTGATCCAGAAATCAATTTGTTAGAGCAGATCAAACCCTTGATCACCGATCTCTTCCGACGACAGCTCATTGGCGATCAACCGCTGCAAGCTTTACTGCGCACGGCTCTAGATATCAAAAGTCTCTCTCTACAATCTCCCCGCCAAATTGAACTGTTGCTCGATCGCGTCACTTCCGAAACCCTGAAGTGGAATATCACCATCCGTGATCTCGATCCCCTCCGTCGCAGCATGGACGACTCGGCCAACCGTCTCTCTTTTAGTATCCTTGTCGGTTGCTTGACGATCGGGGCAGCCATCATCTCCTCCAATGCCCCCACAGGCAGGCTCTCTCAACTCAGCATTGGCTTATTCGTCGTTGCCAGTTTTCTAGGACTCTGGCTCGTCGTTAGTATCCTGAGATCGGGCAGATTGCGGTAG
- a CDS encoding ATP-binding protein — MGRLLRALIVEDSEDDTELLVIELEQQGYAPIYERVDTTQAMQAALKQTRWDVIICDYSMPQFSAPAALALLQARDLDIPFIIVSGTIGEDIAVAAMKAGAHDYLIKGNLTRLVPAIERELREAQEREALRQAQKALRENEERFRSLIENALDLIVVLAIDGTIHYSSPSSKSLLGYDSEAIAAANIFQYMHPEDVSNVQHLLQDVIAQPGVTATTEFRCQHQDGSWRVLEASGKHFVEPGGMTRIIVNARDSTERKQAEEMRKALETEKELSELRSRFYSMMSHEFRSPLTAIQMTAQLMRDHSEAFDLTKRQECFQRILNATKRLVHLVDDVLVIGKAESGKFKFVPAPLDLIAFCQELITEFQLTSGKQHQIVFECEKDDLEVEMDEDLLRHVMSNLLTNAIKYSPKNTKIWFELQQQHDVAILQVQDQGIGIPPEDLPHLFETFHRGSNVEQIPGTGLGLAIAKKFAELQGGTITATSKLGVGTTFTVTLPLQSHL; from the coding sequence ATGGGTCGGCTCTTGCGAGCTTTGATTGTGGAAGACTCTGAGGATGACACAGAGTTATTAGTAATAGAACTAGAGCAACAGGGTTATGCCCCAATTTACGAGCGTGTGGACACCACCCAGGCGATGCAGGCAGCCTTAAAACAGACCCGTTGGGATGTGATCATTTGTGACTACTCCATGCCCCAATTCAGTGCTCCAGCAGCTTTGGCGTTATTGCAAGCCAGAGATCTAGATATTCCCTTCATTATTGTCTCTGGCACAATTGGCGAAGATATTGCCGTGGCCGCAATGAAAGCAGGGGCACATGATTACTTGATCAAAGGGAATCTGACGCGATTAGTGCCCGCGATCGAGCGAGAATTGCGAGAAGCCCAAGAACGTGAAGCCCTGCGGCAAGCCCAGAAAGCCCTGCGAGAAAATGAAGAACGCTTTCGATCGCTGATTGAGAACGCCCTTGATCTGATTGTAGTTTTGGCGATCGATGGCACCATTCACTACAGCAGTCCTTCCAGCAAATCTCTTTTAGGATATGACTCGGAGGCGATCGCAGCCGCCAATATTTTTCAGTACATGCATCCTGAGGATGTTTCTAACGTACAGCACCTTTTGCAAGATGTCATTGCTCAGCCCGGAGTGACGGCGACGACTGAATTTCGGTGCCAACATCAAGATGGAAGTTGGCGAGTCCTAGAGGCTAGCGGCAAACATTTTGTGGAACCCGGCGGTATGACCCGGATTATTGTGAATGCCCGCGATAGCACCGAACGCAAGCAAGCTGAGGAGATGCGAAAAGCCCTCGAAACCGAAAAAGAGCTAAGTGAGCTACGGTCTCGGTTCTATTCCATGATGTCCCATGAGTTTCGTAGCCCCCTTACAGCCATTCAGATGACCGCTCAACTGATGCGAGATCATTCTGAAGCGTTTGATCTCACCAAGCGGCAGGAATGTTTTCAGCGCATTCTGAATGCAACGAAACGCTTAGTGCATTTGGTCGATGATGTATTAGTCATAGGTAAGGCGGAATCCGGTAAGTTTAAATTTGTGCCTGCTCCTCTGGATTTGATCGCCTTTTGTCAGGAGTTGATCACTGAGTTTCAACTGACCAGTGGTAAGCAACATCAAATCGTTTTTGAATGTGAGAAAGACGACTTAGAAGTAGAGATGGATGAGGATCTGTTGCGCCATGTCATGAGCAACTTATTGACCAATGCCATCAAATACTCACCTAAAAACACCAAGATTTGGTTTGAGTTACAGCAACAGCATGACGTTGCCATTCTACAGGTTCAAGATCAAGGAATTGGTATCCCTCCGGAAGATTTGCCCCACTTATTTGAAACGTTTCATCGCGGTAGTAATGTAGAGCAGATTCCAGGCACCGGATTAGGTTTAGCGATCGCCAAAAAATTTGCTGAGTTGCAAGGCGGCACCATTACAGCCACTAGCAAATTAGGAGTGGGGACAACTTTTACGGTCACCCTGCCACTCCAGAGCCATTTGTGA
- a CDS encoding mannose-1-phosphate guanylyltransferase: MSNSLIPVILAGGKGERFWPLSRKLRPKQFLSLDGSGKSLLQATADRLLPLAGGWENLWVVTAAHLADGVKEQLPDLPPENLLVESEGRDTAPAVAWSTLEIARRYGEDAVVGFFPADHWIDDQATFEQTLTAAAELATQQEAIVTLGIKPNAPSTGYGYIAQGEPAGSYAGFPAYQVDRFTEKPDRETAETFLASGRFSWNSGMFVFRAGVTLNELRVHAPELMHLLEQQGPSSYPNLPKKSIDYALMEKTQKAYVLPVGFGWDDLGDWTAIERLLKGENANVELATHVGIDTEGAILYATNPEDVIVTIGLEDVVVVRDGNVTLVVKKDRTQEIKQALAKLRDRPDLEHLL; encoded by the coding sequence ATGAGCAATTCCCTCATCCCCGTGATCCTGGCTGGTGGCAAAGGCGAACGCTTCTGGCCCCTGAGCCGCAAGCTACGACCCAAGCAATTTCTAAGTTTAGATGGCAGTGGTAAAAGCCTATTGCAAGCCACCGCCGATCGCTTGTTGCCCTTGGCAGGAGGTTGGGAAAATCTCTGGGTGGTCACTGCTGCCCACTTAGCTGATGGGGTGAAGGAACAACTCCCCGATCTCCCTCCAGAGAATTTGTTGGTAGAGTCGGAAGGCCGTGATACTGCCCCTGCGGTCGCTTGGAGCACGTTAGAAATCGCTCGGCGTTATGGAGAAGACGCAGTTGTTGGCTTTTTTCCTGCCGACCACTGGATTGATGATCAAGCTACTTTTGAGCAAACCCTAACGGCAGCGGCTGAGTTGGCGACGCAACAAGAGGCGATCGTAACTTTGGGCATTAAACCCAACGCTCCTTCCACAGGTTACGGCTACATCGCCCAAGGAGAACCCGCTGGCAGCTATGCAGGATTCCCCGCTTACCAAGTCGATCGCTTTACCGAAAAGCCCGATCGCGAAACCGCAGAAACATTCCTCGCCAGTGGTCGCTTTAGCTGGAACAGCGGTATGTTTGTTTTTCGGGCGGGAGTTACCCTCAATGAGCTGCGAGTTCATGCCCCAGAGCTGATGCACCTCCTGGAACAGCAAGGCCCTAGTTCCTATCCCAATTTGCCGAAAAAGAGCATTGACTATGCGCTGATGGAGAAAACCCAAAAGGCTTATGTGTTGCCCGTCGGCTTTGGGTGGGATGATTTGGGAGATTGGACGGCGATCGAGCGCTTGCTTAAAGGAGAGAATGCCAATGTTGAGTTGGCAACCCATGTCGGCATTGATACCGAAGGAGCGATTCTCTATGCCACCAATCCCGAAGATGTGATCGTCACCATTGGCCTAGAAGATGTGGTGGTGGTGCGAGATGGCAATGTCACTTTAGTCGTCAAAAAAGACCGCACCCAGGAAATTAAGCAAGCCCTCGCCAAACTGCGCGATCGCCCTGACCTGGAGCATTTACTTTAG
- a CDS encoding PAS domain S-box protein has translation MSEFLKTLLVSSGFMPHGHCYLWKPGLVGLHLVSDALIALSYYSIPLMLVYFVHKRRDIPFGWIFWMFGLFIVACGTTHVIDIWTLWHPVYWLAGLVKAITALASVGTAASLFYLLPQALALPSPAQLAAVNLALSNEVVERKQAEAHVQTLNIELEQRVEERAAALVQSNEQLKKEIAERSRVETELRRSLKELSDIKFALDKAAIVATTDQHGTINYVNDKFCELSKYSTAELLGQNHRIINSGHHSALFFQVLWATISSGKVWHGEIQNRAKDGSYYWVDTTIVPFLDQAGYPFQYLAIRFDITERKQAEVALWESKERFRLLVEGVQDYAIIMLSAEGQVASWNSGAERIMGYQAPEIIGQSVSHFYPDVSNSQAKAQQEIQIATTTGRFEEEGWRMRQDGSQFWAHVILTALNDGTGQLRGFSKVTHDITDRKRAEQEIKALNQELEQRVTERTTQLAAINQELEAFAYSVSHDLRAPLRSIDGFSQTLLERHAEQLDAKGQHYLQRVRAGTQRMGQLIDDLLNLSRVTRSEMSWQLVDLSAIAQSIVTELQQSQPERQVEFAIASDLIAYGDTQLLTIVLDNLLNNAWKFTSKHAQACIEFGALPSADTPIYFVRDNGTGFDMEYAHKLFGAFQRLHAMTEFPGTGIGLATVQRIIHRHGGKVWAEGAVEQGACFYFTLSPKAERNLSSENYGTV, from the coding sequence ATGTCGGAGTTTCTCAAAACGTTGCTGGTTTCCAGCGGATTCATGCCCCACGGCCATTGCTACCTCTGGAAGCCAGGTTTAGTAGGGCTGCATCTTGTCTCGGATGCCCTTATAGCGCTCTCTTATTACTCCATTCCGCTCATGCTGGTGTATTTCGTGCATAAGCGCCGAGATATTCCTTTTGGCTGGATTTTTTGGATGTTTGGGCTGTTTATTGTGGCTTGCGGCACGACGCATGTCATTGATATTTGGACGCTATGGCATCCCGTGTATTGGCTGGCTGGCCTTGTTAAAGCAATTACCGCTTTAGCCTCCGTAGGAACCGCCGCTTCGTTATTTTACTTACTGCCTCAAGCCTTGGCTTTACCCAGCCCCGCACAACTTGCAGCCGTCAACCTAGCTTTATCCAATGAAGTGGTGGAGCGTAAGCAAGCAGAAGCTCATGTACAAACTTTAAATATTGAGCTAGAGCAACGAGTAGAGGAACGAGCCGCTGCTTTAGTGCAATCGAACGAACAGCTCAAAAAGGAAATTGCTGAGCGCAGCCGAGTCGAAACAGAACTGCGACGATCGCTCAAAGAGCTGTCTGATATTAAATTTGCTCTCGATAAAGCCGCGATCGTAGCCACAACTGACCAACATGGCACCATCAACTACGTCAATGACAAGTTCTGTGAGCTGTCGAAATACTCCACAGCCGAGTTGCTAGGCCAAAACCACCGCATTATTAATTCGGGCCATCATTCGGCTCTGTTTTTTCAAGTTCTGTGGGCCACCATTAGCAGCGGCAAAGTTTGGCATGGAGAAATTCAAAACCGAGCGAAAGACGGCAGCTATTATTGGGTCGATACGACTATCGTGCCGTTTCTGGATCAGGCGGGCTACCCCTTCCAATACCTAGCCATCCGCTTCGACATCACCGAGCGTAAACAAGCGGAAGTTGCCTTATGGGAAAGTAAAGAACGCTTTCGCTTGCTCGTAGAGGGGGTGCAAGACTACGCCATTATTATGCTGAGTGCTGAGGGCCAGGTCGCCAGTTGGAACAGCGGTGCAGAGCGAATTATGGGCTATCAAGCACCAGAGATTATTGGCCAATCAGTTTCTCATTTTTACCCCGATGTCAGCAACTCACAGGCTAAAGCTCAGCAAGAAATACAGATCGCTACCACAACAGGCCGCTTTGAAGAAGAAGGCTGGCGCATGCGGCAAGATGGGTCGCAGTTTTGGGCGCATGTCATCCTGACTGCCTTGAATGACGGAACTGGACAACTGCGGGGTTTCTCGAAGGTGACGCACGACATCACCGATCGCAAGCGAGCAGAGCAAGAAATTAAAGCGCTCAACCAAGAATTGGAACAACGGGTAACAGAGCGCACCACCCAATTAGCCGCCATCAACCAAGAACTTGAAGCCTTTGCTTATTCGGTGTCTCACGACTTGCGGGCTCCTTTGCGGAGTATTGATGGCTTCAGTCAAACGCTACTAGAGCGCCATGCCGAGCAACTAGATGCCAAGGGCCAACACTACTTGCAACGAGTCCGGGCAGGGACGCAGCGAATGGGCCAACTGATCGATGATTTGCTCAATTTGTCGCGGGTGACTCGCAGCGAAATGAGCTGGCAACTAGTAGACTTGAGTGCGATCGCCCAGTCTATAGTGACCGAGCTACAGCAGAGCCAGCCAGAGCGCCAAGTCGAGTTTGCGATCGCCTCTGACCTAATAGCCTATGGTGACACTCAACTGCTAACCATTGTGCTCGACAACTTACTCAACAACGCCTGGAAGTTTACATCCAAACATGCTCAAGCCTGTATTGAGTTTGGAGCCTTACCATCAGCAGACACACCCATTTACTTTGTCCGTGACAATGGCACTGGCTTTGATATGGAGTATGCTCACAAATTATTCGGAGCTTTTCAGCGACTACATGCCATGACCGAATTTCCTGGTACTGGCATTGGCTTAGCCACTGTACAGCGTATCATTCATCGACATGGTGGTAAGGTGTGGGCCGAAGGAGCTGTAGAACAGGGAGCTTGCTTTTACTTTACGCTATCCCCTAAAGCCGAGCGCAACCTCTCTTCCGAGAATTACGGAACTGTCTAA
- a CDS encoding protease complex subunit PrcB family protein, translating to MPIPFCLREPNFLRDDWWVRLLILGFAIALVSCTPAPVPVISGTSGSPRASATPGAEPQIAPSSSTPTKLPDALPSEIATNSSVSFQILPIERNPLSTRSISESQLLVFRNQQEWANFWNSDASPDANPKKTVVPVVDFSHQQAIAVTLGSRPTGGFSIQIDQIEKLEAPQSQEWVVRYTEKVPGADCFVTQQTTTPTVFLLTAASDVPIRMQGKTLTDSCNR from the coding sequence ATGCCGATCCCATTCTGTTTAAGAGAGCCAAATTTCCTGAGGGATGATTGGTGGGTAAGGTTATTGATTTTAGGTTTCGCGATCGCCTTAGTGAGTTGCACCCCTGCACCTGTCCCTGTGATATCCGGGACATCTGGGTCACCTAGAGCATCTGCGACACCTGGAGCAGAACCTCAAATCGCCCCATCTAGCTCTACCCCAACCAAACTCCCTGATGCTTTACCCAGCGAAATCGCCACCAACTCATCTGTTTCGTTTCAAATTTTGCCCATTGAACGCAATCCTTTATCAACCCGCTCTATCTCTGAGTCGCAACTTTTAGTATTTCGAAATCAGCAAGAATGGGCTAATTTTTGGAATTCAGATGCTTCGCCCGATGCAAATCCGAAAAAGACTGTTGTGCCTGTCGTTGATTTTTCCCATCAGCAGGCGATCGCAGTGACCTTGGGTTCGCGACCTACAGGTGGTTTTAGTATACAAATTGACCAGATAGAAAAGTTGGAGGCACCCCAGAGTCAGGAGTGGGTGGTTCGTTATACAGAGAAGGTTCCAGGTGCAGATTGTTTTGTGACTCAACAGACAACAACCCCAACAGTTTTTCTTTTGACAGCCGCTTCTGATGTGCCTATTCGTATGCAAGGAAAGACACTCACAGACTCTTGTAATCGTTAG